A DNA window from Candidatus Polarisedimenticolaceae bacterium contains the following coding sequences:
- a CDS encoding ATP-binding protein, which yields MKAPNTTAPIRYAGFYLLVAGMWIVFSDRVLSAVAPDLSSFAYFQTLKGLFFVVATAAILYTLLRRHRASLDEEIASRLRSEAAARDVQERFRQAQKMEAIGQLAGGVAHDFNNLLVVIQGRVEMLRRHRDLPPALRDSCDEITRAAERASGLTRQLLLFSRRQVMQLRDVDLNAVVADTTKLLRRILGEDIELHVRCAEEKLPIHADPGMIEQVLLNLAVNARDAMPGGGSLVVATSPAERDGRAFVRLDVTDDGAGIPPEIVPRIFEPFFTTKEVGKGTGLGLATVFGIVEEHGGRIDVDSAVGRGTTFRVSIPRHEHAEATAPPAPPSAPRGGSETLLLVEDEPSVRAMIVDVLSPLGYRVLQASNGVEALDLAQAHEGAIDLVVTDLVMPGGVTGLELGRRLAASRPTTRIVYTSGYSAEVGEGLAELVEGVNFLTKPYSPQRLARLVRERLDAG from the coding sequence GTGAAGGCCCCGAACACGACCGCCCCGATCCGGTACGCCGGTTTCTACCTCCTCGTCGCGGGGATGTGGATCGTCTTCTCGGACCGGGTCCTCTCCGCGGTCGCGCCCGACCTTTCTTCGTTCGCCTACTTCCAGACGCTGAAGGGGCTGTTCTTCGTCGTCGCCACCGCCGCGATCCTCTACACCCTGTTGCGCCGCCACCGCGCCAGCCTCGACGAGGAGATCGCCTCGCGCCTTCGCTCCGAGGCGGCCGCGCGGGACGTCCAGGAGCGGTTCCGCCAGGCGCAGAAGATGGAGGCGATCGGACAGCTCGCGGGTGGGGTCGCCCACGACTTCAACAACCTGCTCGTCGTGATCCAGGGGCGCGTCGAGATGTTGCGGCGGCACCGGGACCTTCCGCCGGCGCTGCGGGACTCCTGCGACGAGATCACCCGCGCCGCGGAGCGGGCGAGCGGGCTGACCCGGCAGCTGCTCCTGTTCAGCCGGCGGCAGGTGATGCAGCTGCGCGACGTGGACCTCAACGCGGTGGTCGCCGACACGACGAAGCTGCTGAGGAGGATCCTCGGAGAGGACATCGAGCTGCACGTGCGGTGCGCGGAGGAGAAGCTCCCGATCCACGCCGATCCCGGGATGATCGAGCAGGTGCTCCTCAACCTCGCGGTGAACGCGCGCGACGCGATGCCCGGAGGGGGGAGCCTCGTCGTCGCCACCTCGCCCGCGGAGCGGGACGGGCGCGCGTTCGTCCGGCTCGACGTCACCGACGACGGAGCCGGCATCCCGCCCGAGATCGTTCCGAGGATCTTCGAGCCGTTCTTCACGACGAAGGAGGTCGGCAAGGGAACCGGGCTCGGGCTCGCGACGGTCTTCGGCATCGTCGAGGAGCACGGCGGGAGGATCGACGTGGACAGCGCGGTGGGGCGGGGGACCACCTTCCGCGTGTCGATCCCGCGGCACGAGCACGCGGAAGCCACGGCCCCGCCGGCCCCGCCGTCGGCGCCGCGCGGCGGGAGCGAGACGCTCCTGCTCGTCGAGGACGAGCCGTCGGTGCGCGCGATGATCGTCGACGTGCTGTCCCCGCTGGGCTACCGGGTCCTCCAGGCGTCGAACGGCGTCGAAGCCCTGGACCTCGCGCAGGCGCACGAGGGGGCGATCGACCTCGTCGTGACCGATCTCGTGATGCCGGGGGGCGTGACCGGGCTCGAGCTCGGCCGCCGGCTCGCGGCGTCCCGTCCGACGACCCGGATCGTCTACACGAGCGGATACAGCGCGGAGGTCGGCGAGGGGCTCGCGGAGCTCGTCGAGGGGGTCAACTTCCTGACGAAACCCTACTCCCCCCAGCGTCTGGCGCGCCTGGTCCGGGAACGGCTCGACGCCGGCTAG